From Spirosoma aerolatum, one genomic window encodes:
- a CDS encoding MFS transporter, whose amino-acid sequence MTNYRWRIVGLLFVATTINYLDRQVISLLKPTLETIFNWTETDYSHIVMAFQAAYALSYVVFGRLIDKIGTKVGYVLAVLVWSIAAALHAVATSTFSFGVYRALLGLGEGGNFPAAIKTVAEWFPRHERALATGLFNAGTNIGAVVAPIAVPWLLGVYGWQVAFILTGLIGFIWLFFWWWSYDSPQKHKNVSTQELAFITQDTEGTTDGASNVRWIDLIRRRQTWAFILGKLLTDPVWWFFLFWLPSYFAASFNLDLKKPSLPLIIVYTAATIGSVGGGYLSGYFLNRGWTINRSRKTAMLLYAFCIVPIVLTRYATSIWEVVGLLSLAVAAHQAWSANLFTLVSDMFPKSAVSSVVGLGGMAGSVGGILFPIVVGALLDTYKAQGNITIGYNYIFLMCGSAYVLAWLLIHLFAPNIHPLKGEV is encoded by the coding sequence ATGACCAACTACCGCTGGCGAATTGTTGGATTACTGTTTGTAGCAACCACGATCAACTACCTCGATCGTCAGGTGATCAGCCTGCTCAAACCAACGCTGGAAACAATCTTCAACTGGACCGAAACAGACTATAGCCATATTGTCATGGCCTTTCAGGCGGCTTATGCGCTTAGTTATGTCGTCTTTGGTCGTCTGATCGATAAAATTGGTACGAAGGTGGGGTATGTACTGGCCGTTTTAGTCTGGTCGATAGCCGCTGCTTTGCACGCCGTAGCCACCAGTACGTTCAGCTTTGGGGTGTATCGGGCCTTACTGGGTCTAGGCGAGGGCGGTAACTTCCCGGCAGCCATCAAGACAGTGGCCGAATGGTTTCCACGCCATGAGCGGGCTCTCGCTACGGGTCTTTTCAATGCGGGTACTAATATTGGCGCCGTGGTCGCTCCCATCGCCGTTCCCTGGCTTCTAGGCGTATACGGCTGGCAGGTAGCGTTTATACTGACGGGGTTAATCGGATTTATCTGGCTTTTTTTCTGGTGGTGGTCGTACGATAGCCCACAAAAGCATAAGAATGTATCGACGCAGGAACTAGCCTTCATCACCCAGGATACTGAAGGTACGACGGATGGTGCTTCCAACGTTCGCTGGATCGATCTGATTCGGCGTCGTCAGACCTGGGCCTTTATTCTGGGAAAACTGCTGACTGATCCGGTATGGTGGTTCTTCCTGTTTTGGCTCCCTTCGTATTTTGCGGCCTCGTTCAATCTTGATCTTAAGAAACCAAGCCTGCCCCTCATCATCGTTTATACAGCCGCGACGATTGGCAGTGTTGGCGGTGGTTATTTATCGGGCTACTTTCTGAATCGGGGGTGGACCATTAACCGCTCTCGAAAAACGGCCATGTTGCTATATGCCTTCTGTATTGTACCCATTGTACTGACTCGTTATGCAACATCTATCTGGGAGGTTGTGGGCTTATTGAGCCTGGCGGTGGCTGCACACCAGGCCTGGAGCGCCAATCTGTTTACTCTGGTATCCGATATGTTCCCAAAAAGTGCTGTAAGTTCTGTAGTTGGGCTGGGTGGTATGGCCGGTTCGGTGGGTGGAATCTTATTTCCAATAGTTGTAGGTGCCTTACTGGATACTTATAAAGCACAGGGCAACATTACGATAGGATACAATTACATCTTTCTGATGTGTGGAAGTGCCTACGTACTGGCCTGGCTACTCATTCACCTGTTCGCCCCGAACATCCATCCATTAAAGGGTGAGGTGTAG
- a CDS encoding Gfo/Idh/MocA family oxidoreductase, translated as MPQVIQVGLVGFGLSGRYFHTPFLTVNPRFHLKKIASSRPDAVRQFDPSIEWVATPDELFADPAIDLIFICSPNEIHVEYARKALEQGKHVVVEKPFALTEHEAIDLLELAQKQGKLATAYQNRRWDSDFLTIKRLLADGALGTLVDYECRYDRYSPVPPNSQSWKEQAGTGRGNLYNLGPHLLDQALHLFGAPETVQGTVRILRPNSHVSDYFDIKLGYADKVVRLESSLMMYQNKLRYSLHGTEGSFLKGGLDPQEERLRTNRLPNEPDLGIEPDDRWGTLYRDGKAELIESAPGNYAPFYDNLYEVIVNGAQPEIKPTEIQQLARIIDLAQESSQSLRTLPF; from the coding sequence ATGCCACAGGTTATTCAAGTTGGTTTGGTTGGGTTTGGATTGTCGGGGCGTTATTTTCACACGCCGTTCCTGACGGTCAATCCGCGTTTTCATCTTAAAAAAATTGCCAGTAGCCGTCCTGATGCTGTCCGGCAGTTCGATCCGTCAATTGAGTGGGTAGCTACCCCCGACGAACTCTTTGCAGACCCGGCGATTGACCTGATTTTTATTTGCAGTCCGAACGAAATCCACGTTGAGTACGCCCGGAAAGCCCTCGAACAGGGGAAGCATGTTGTCGTTGAAAAACCCTTTGCCCTGACTGAACACGAAGCCATCGACCTACTCGAACTGGCCCAGAAACAGGGTAAATTGGCCACTGCCTACCAGAATCGACGCTGGGATTCCGATTTTCTGACGATTAAACGATTGCTGGCCGACGGGGCTTTGGGCACGCTGGTCGATTATGAGTGCCGATACGACCGCTATTCACCTGTACCACCCAATTCGCAGAGCTGGAAAGAACAGGCAGGTACGGGCAGAGGCAATTTGTATAATCTGGGACCTCACCTGCTCGATCAGGCCCTGCATTTGTTTGGGGCTCCTGAAACGGTACAGGGCACCGTTCGAATCCTGCGCCCCAATAGCCATGTCTCCGATTATTTCGACATTAAGCTTGGCTATGCCGATAAGGTCGTTCGGCTTGAATCCAGCCTGATGATGTATCAGAACAAATTACGGTACAGTCTGCATGGCACCGAAGGCTCATTTCTGAAAGGTGGTCTGGACCCGCAGGAAGAGCGGCTCCGAACAAATAGATTGCCCAATGAGCCCGATTTAGGCATTGAACCCGATGATCGATGGGGTACGCTATACCGGGATGGGAAAGCCGAACTCATTGAAAGCGCTCCGGGCAATTACGCTCCGTTCTACGACAATCTGTATGAGGTGATCGTTAATGGAGCCCAGCCCGAAATCAAGCCTACCGAAATTCAGCAGCTAGCGCGAATCATTGATCTGGCTCAGGAAAGTAGCCAGTCTCTTCGCACCTTACCGTTTTAG
- a CDS encoding M81 family metallopeptidase codes for MKQLFFVLITTLLSIQVSLAQPIHGNDTRLPRIAIAGLGIESSTFSPAVTLEEAFHARYGPEVFNAYPFMMPVAPLRKQAIWFPTVVGKSLPGGAVTREAYESLVGKMLDSLKKYGPYDGLYFDIHGAMSVKGLDDPEGDLITRIRQVIGYKTLISTSMDLHGNVSWRLAQNTDLMTCYRMAPHEDAMQTKERAVVHLLERIKSGKGKPAYKAWVPIPILLPGEKTSTRIEPGKSLYQDVAPLADHQPGIVDAGIWIGYAWADEPRNHAVVMVTGDDKASVTQAAEKLAQHFWRVRSEFGFVAPTGTLDECLAKALASSKHPFFISDTGDNPTAGGAGDVTWTLTQILSRPVFQKENGPSLIYASIPAPELIKKAIAAGVGGTVEGKAGAAVDARYAPPIPLKGTVESIVHGDKDAEVEAVIKVGSVHVIITQKRKPYHKEIDFTRLGLKPREADIVVVKIGYLEPELYNMRADWIMALTPGGVDQDLFRLPYKRIKRPMFPFDKDMKTPDLSAQLVPVSGTVK; via the coding sequence ATGAAACAGCTCTTCTTCGTCCTAATTACCACCCTTCTCTCCATTCAAGTCAGCCTTGCCCAGCCGATTCATGGCAACGACACGCGTTTACCCCGCATCGCCATTGCTGGTCTAGGCATCGAGTCCAGCACGTTTTCTCCGGCCGTTACTCTGGAAGAAGCCTTCCACGCCCGCTACGGCCCCGAAGTATTCAACGCCTATCCGTTCATGATGCCCGTGGCTCCTTTGCGGAAACAGGCTATCTGGTTTCCGACGGTTGTGGGTAAATCGCTTCCGGGCGGGGCCGTAACACGCGAAGCCTACGAGTCGCTGGTGGGTAAAATGCTGGATTCGCTCAAAAAGTATGGTCCGTATGATGGGCTCTATTTCGACATTCATGGGGCCATGAGCGTGAAAGGGCTCGATGATCCCGAAGGCGACCTGATCACCCGCATTCGGCAGGTCATTGGCTATAAGACGCTCATTTCGACCTCAATGGATTTGCACGGCAACGTTTCCTGGCGGCTGGCTCAAAACACCGATTTGATGACCTGCTACCGGATGGCTCCGCACGAAGATGCTATGCAAACCAAAGAACGGGCGGTTGTCCATTTGCTGGAACGCATCAAAAGCGGTAAAGGCAAACCGGCCTACAAAGCCTGGGTACCCATTCCGATTCTGCTCCCCGGCGAAAAAACCAGCACGCGCATCGAGCCGGGCAAAAGCCTGTATCAGGACGTAGCTCCACTGGCCGACCATCAGCCGGGTATTGTCGATGCCGGTATCTGGATTGGATACGCCTGGGCCGATGAACCCCGCAATCATGCCGTGGTGATGGTTACCGGCGACGATAAAGCCAGTGTGACCCAGGCGGCCGAAAAACTAGCGCAGCATTTCTGGCGGGTTCGCTCCGAGTTCGGTTTTGTGGCACCAACAGGTACTTTGGATGAATGCCTGGCAAAAGCTTTAGCCAGTTCTAAACATCCTTTTTTTATTAGCGATACCGGCGACAATCCAACGGCTGGTGGAGCAGGCGATGTTACCTGGACACTCACTCAGATTTTGTCCCGGCCAGTCTTTCAGAAAGAGAATGGTCCTTCCTTAATTTACGCGTCCATACCCGCCCCGGAGCTAATCAAAAAAGCCATTGCGGCTGGCGTTGGCGGAACTGTAGAAGGGAAAGCCGGAGCAGCTGTCGATGCCCGATATGCTCCTCCAATTCCTCTCAAAGGTACTGTAGAGTCGATTGTACACGGCGATAAAGATGCTGAAGTAGAAGCGGTTATCAAGGTAGGGAGCGTGCATGTGATCATCACCCAAAAGCGCAAACCGTATCACAAAGAAATCGACTTTACCCGATTAGGACTGAAGCCGCGTGAAGCGGATATCGTCGTTGTGAAGATTGGCTACCTCGAACCGGAACTGTACAACATGCGTGCGGACTGGATCATGGCGCTAACGCCCGGTGGTGTCGATCAGGATCTGTTCCGGCTTCCTTACAAGCGCATCAAACGCCCCATGTTTCCGTTCGACAAAGACATGAAAACGCCTGACCTATCGGCCCAACTGGTACCTGTTTCAGGAACGGTAAAGTAG
- a CDS encoding SCO family protein, translated as MKFSYTCISLLLLVGLSQCSLTTEKLPYIGEPETVTKMVDGKEVTERDYPVIPAFSFTNQYGKTVTQQDFDGKIYVTDFFFTTCPTICPIMKRNMLNVYKAYKDSPDVRILSHTIDPDHDTPAVLKEYAQELGITGAMWQFVTGDREKIYDIGENHYLVTAGKDPKAPGGYIHSGAFVLIDREKHIRGMYDGTTLEGTQKLIRDINVLRQEYE; from the coding sequence ATGAAATTCAGTTACACGTGTATAAGTCTGTTGTTGCTGGTTGGCCTGAGCCAATGTAGCCTGACAACTGAAAAGCTGCCCTATATCGGCGAGCCCGAAACGGTGACCAAAATGGTAGATGGAAAAGAAGTTACGGAGCGGGATTATCCAGTCATTCCAGCGTTTTCGTTCACCAATCAATACGGTAAGACGGTAACCCAACAGGATTTTGACGGAAAAATCTACGTGACGGACTTTTTCTTTACGACCTGTCCGACGATCTGTCCGATCATGAAAAGGAATATGCTGAACGTCTACAAAGCTTACAAGGATAGCCCCGACGTCAGGATTTTATCGCATACCATCGACCCAGATCATGATACACCGGCGGTGCTGAAGGAATACGCTCAGGAGTTGGGTATTACGGGGGCTATGTGGCAGTTCGTAACCGGCGATCGGGAGAAAATCTATGACATCGGTGAAAATCACTATCTGGTAACGGCAGGAAAAGACCCCAAAGCACCGGGTGGCTACATTCATAGTGGAGCCTTTGTCTTGATTGACAGGGAGAAGCATATTCGGGGGATGTATGATGGCACCACGCTCGAAGGAACTCAGAAGCTGATCCGGGATATTAATGTGCTCCGGCAGGAATACGAGTAG
- a CDS encoding PepSY-associated TM helix domain-containing protein: MKLTRRLFTVHSWLGLVTGLFLLLLGLSGSVLVFRHELDQFANREVLTVKLPTQIVAHPLARCYQTITSRYPNLDGIAWLNPDAGPTDAYDFRLYLNDARLFTYDLGLISFDPYTGTILREGKSADFTPSYIEWLFQFHFSFQLGVPGAAITALFGLTMLASLLTGLVIYRKMIWKVLTFRARINRKNWRTISSDLHRIVGVWSLLLNAVIFFTGFWMNLFAFETKTWRTEQMPTKSNTPMILPADVLYRQARRLMPDLEPSYVYLPTQPERKFSLRGALKDQWTLWGTGNSVTLDQQTGKLVQMSRLSELPFGERLEATFFPLHVGNYGGLPVKILYVLIGLTPGLLAVTGFLLWWRRTRKPVRSASVKAISMKPVNG, from the coding sequence ATGAAACTAACACGTCGTCTGTTTACGGTTCATAGCTGGCTTGGGCTAGTAACCGGTCTTTTTCTACTTCTGCTGGGGCTGAGTGGATCGGTGCTCGTGTTCCGGCATGAACTGGATCAGTTTGCCAACCGTGAAGTCCTGACGGTAAAGTTACCAACTCAGATTGTAGCCCATCCTTTAGCCCGGTGTTATCAAACGATTACCAGCCGTTATCCAAACCTGGACGGCATTGCCTGGCTTAATCCTGACGCTGGCCCAACGGATGCGTATGATTTCCGGCTGTATCTCAACGATGCGCGGTTGTTCACCTACGATCTGGGACTTATTTCGTTCGATCCGTATACGGGGACTATTCTGCGCGAAGGCAAATCGGCTGATTTTACGCCCAGCTACATCGAATGGTTATTCCAGTTTCATTTTAGTTTTCAGTTGGGCGTACCCGGTGCGGCTATAACGGCGCTGTTTGGTCTGACCATGCTCGCGTCCTTGCTGACGGGCCTGGTCATTTATCGGAAAATGATCTGGAAAGTACTGACGTTTCGGGCACGAATCAACCGTAAAAACTGGCGTACCATCAGCTCAGACCTGCACCGGATTGTAGGCGTCTGGTCGTTATTGCTCAATGCTGTAATCTTCTTTACGGGTTTCTGGATGAACCTGTTTGCTTTCGAGACCAAAACCTGGCGAACTGAGCAAATGCCGACGAAGTCAAATACGCCTATGATCCTGCCAGCCGATGTCCTATACCGACAAGCCAGGCGATTGATGCCCGATCTGGAACCGTCTTACGTGTATCTGCCGACGCAGCCCGAACGCAAATTCAGTTTAAGGGGAGCGTTAAAAGATCAATGGACTTTATGGGGAACGGGTAATTCCGTAACCCTTGATCAGCAAACAGGCAAGCTGGTTCAGATGAGTCGACTATCAGAACTTCCATTCGGAGAGCGTCTGGAAGCGACATTCTTTCCATTGCATGTAGGCAACTACGGCGGCTTACCGGTGAAAATTCTGTATGTACTGATTGGCTTAACGCCTGGCCTTCTGGCCGTTACGGGGTTTCTGCTTTGGTGGCGGAGGACCCGAAAACCAGTCCGATCTGCCTCGGTGAAAGCGATCTCCATGAAACCGGTTAATGGCTGA
- a CDS encoding DJ-1/PfpI family protein, with product MKKLSQLIISLLLLMVLGLSAQAQSGTNSDTTRVAILLFPGVELLDFAGPLEVFNHMEAATVYTVAAQSGPMTIMQKMLTVVPEYTLSTAPLPDVLVVPGGRMEEVMQDSSVVNWISRTSAHRKLTMSVCTGTFLLNKAGMLDGKTITTHWAATHMLQQIAPKATVMEHTRFVDQGNLLTTAGVSAGIDGALHVVARLKGMEAAKQIARIMEYDNWEPQAGLVVGKAQAHTKGKTKATVNKATVVKKTVAAKPTQLKLASLIDPVCQMSVEGMVADTARYMGKTYGFCSKICKERFKHQPLSYVKQ from the coding sequence ATGAAAAAGCTTAGTCAACTTATCATCAGTCTATTGCTGCTGATGGTATTGGGTCTGTCTGCACAGGCCCAGTCTGGTACGAATAGCGATACAACCCGCGTCGCTATTCTGCTCTTCCCCGGTGTCGAACTGCTTGACTTTGCGGGCCCACTGGAGGTTTTTAATCACATGGAAGCCGCTACCGTATATACGGTAGCGGCTCAGTCTGGCCCCATGACCATCATGCAAAAAATGCTAACCGTCGTGCCCGAATACACCCTGTCGACAGCGCCACTACCTGATGTGCTGGTTGTGCCGGGTGGACGAATGGAGGAGGTCATGCAGGATAGCAGCGTCGTCAACTGGATTAGTCGGACGAGTGCCCACCGCAAACTGACGATGTCGGTTTGCACGGGTACGTTTCTACTGAACAAGGCGGGTATGTTAGACGGAAAGACCATCACAACGCACTGGGCAGCCACCCACATGCTCCAGCAAATAGCCCCAAAAGCCACCGTGATGGAGCACACCCGGTTCGTGGATCAGGGCAATCTGTTGACCACAGCGGGCGTATCAGCGGGTATTGACGGGGCCTTGCACGTAGTAGCCCGGCTGAAAGGCATGGAGGCTGCCAAACAGATTGCCCGGATCATGGAATACGATAATTGGGAGCCGCAGGCGGGGCTGGTTGTCGGTAAAGCACAAGCCCATACAAAGGGGAAAACCAAAGCCACCGTTAACAAAGCAACAGTCGTTAAAAAAACGGTAGCTGCGAAACCGACTCAATTGAAACTAGCCTCACTCATTGATCCGGTTTGCCAGATGTCGGTGGAGGGAATGGTGGCCGATACGGCCCGGTACATGGGGAAAACGTATGGCTTCTGCT